A stretch of the Notamacropus eugenii isolate mMacEug1 chromosome 2, mMacEug1.pri_v2, whole genome shotgun sequence genome encodes the following:
- the ANAPC11 gene encoding anaphase-promoting complex subunit 11 isoform X1: protein MMSSRDMSILSAMAGAESGPRHEPRASARRYVTSFAAEGSGRFRDAWACLRVVGARRADRAPGRASLVLCSGRTLTAAARTPAALFVLVARAPTEGRELREPGANPVHKIFLKPYPTGRRKRRE from the exons ATGATGTCGTCCAGGGACATGTCCATCTTGTCGGCCATGGCGGGCGCGGAATCGGGGCCTCGGCACGAACCCCGCGCGTCAGCACGTCGGTACGTCACTTCCTTCGCGGCCGAAGGTTCAGGGCGCTTCCGGGACGCCTGGGCTTGCCTCCGAGTTGTCGGCGCTCGGCGGGCGGACCGAGCTCCCGGCAGAGCCTCGCTCGTCCTCTGCTCCGGCCGCACGCTGACAGCCGCTGCCCGGACCCCTGCGGCCCTTTTTGTACTTGTCGCGAGGGCGCCAACGGAAGGGCGCGAGCTCCGGGAGCCAGGCGCGAACCCAG TGCACAAAATTTTCCTCAAGCCTTATCCcactggaaggaggaaaagaagggagtga